The Mycobacterium sp. 3519A genome contains a region encoding:
- a CDS encoding acyl-CoA dehydrogenase: MPAKTAARPTISPEFVARLGERALDAERLRRLPQATVDDLLASGFTDLLVPARYGGAQADFPAILDPVRRMAHGCASSAWTIGFYALHNWMLALFDERAQQEAFATRPFLAPAPLAPTGRGLPCADGIRLTGRWSWATGVMHGNWVIVGALCGPEQEIYPALALLPIDQVEIDDVWHTDGMRATGSNDVVATDVFVPAHRLVRVADIYTGTAPGAGLHDADTYRWPMVPALALLAAMPALGSAERAAEIYAERLSQRVLAYEGVVQQDKPIAQAHLAEARVRLRALHGLLADTVADIENRLATGDPVPRQVRGEARLAAAHIVHESRAVIGNLLEASGASAHFLDNPLQRIKRDVDVICGHVVFDYDTSRELAGALTLGMKVPRTAMV; encoded by the coding sequence ATGCCCGCCAAAACGGCCGCTCGGCCGACGATCAGCCCAGAATTCGTCGCGCGACTCGGCGAACGGGCGCTGGACGCCGAACGACTGCGCAGGCTGCCGCAGGCCACCGTCGACGACCTCCTCGCGTCCGGTTTCACCGACCTGCTGGTGCCCGCCCGCTACGGCGGCGCGCAGGCCGATTTCCCGGCCATCCTGGATCCCGTCCGCCGGATGGCGCATGGCTGCGCGTCGAGCGCGTGGACGATCGGGTTCTACGCGCTGCACAACTGGATGCTCGCGCTGTTCGACGAACGCGCGCAGCAGGAGGCGTTCGCCACCCGGCCGTTCCTCGCACCCGCACCGCTGGCTCCGACGGGCCGCGGCCTCCCGTGCGCCGACGGCATCCGGCTCACCGGCCGCTGGTCGTGGGCCACCGGCGTGATGCACGGCAACTGGGTCATCGTCGGCGCGTTGTGCGGCCCCGAGCAGGAGATCTACCCCGCGCTGGCCCTGCTGCCGATCGACCAGGTCGAGATCGACGACGTCTGGCACACCGACGGCATGCGCGCCACCGGGTCCAACGACGTCGTCGCCACCGATGTCTTCGTCCCTGCGCACCGGTTGGTGCGGGTGGCCGACATCTACACCGGGACGGCGCCGGGGGCGGGTCTGCACGACGCCGACACCTATCGCTGGCCGATGGTGCCCGCGTTGGCGCTGCTGGCGGCCATGCCGGCACTGGGCAGCGCCGAACGCGCCGCCGAAATCTACGCCGAGCGACTGTCGCAGCGGGTGCTGGCATACGAAGGCGTGGTGCAGCAGGACAAGCCGATCGCCCAGGCGCATCTGGCCGAAGCCCGCGTCCGGCTGCGCGCGTTACACGGCCTGCTCGCCGACACCGTCGCAGACATCGAAAACCGCCTTGCCACAGGCGATCCCGTGCCACGGCAGGTGCGCGGGGAGGCCAGGCTCGCGGCAGCCCACATCGTGCACGAGTCGCGCGCGGTGATCGGCAACCTGCTCGAGGCGTCCGGCGCCAGCGCCCACTTCCTCGACAACCCACTGCAGCGGATCAAGCGCGACGTCGACGTGATCTGCGGGCACGTGGTTTTCGACTACGACACCAGCCGCGAACTCGCCGGAGCCCTCACACTGGGGATGAAGGTGCCGCGAACCGCGATGGTGTGA